In Sphingomonas sp. G-3-2-10, a single window of DNA contains:
- a CDS encoding phospholipid carrier-dependent glycosyltransferase encodes MSARLKALADRPLLVALLVGMAAQLLFTVRLGMPTIPFFDEEHYVPAARALIALEFPRNTEHPLVAKQIIAWGIQLFGDNPFGWRFMSTLAGTATVVGGFAFLLMLTGAMRTAVIGAILLMLNQTLYIQARIAMLDVFLGAFIVWALVAYLWSMQAGTRAQVIRRWVAGSVLLGLAVGVKWAAIPYVALAGLAFVAIRLRDVVRAGQPVEAVFRGKGQPHWQGLATIPGLMLMGVVSIAVYLLTFLPAFFYAFEPLTLSKLLPYQEAMYRAQTQILSHHTYQSDWWSWPLMIRPMWYLYEYNHGAQRGVLLIGNPLIMWGGLVAVGYCLWAWLRTRAIRPLAVALLWIASLAIYVVIPKSLGFYYYYHLSGIFICFALAVAFQQFDAGRKRGYEEWFAAASLLMFVYFYPIISAAPLSDGRAFEKWMWFSTWP; translated from the coding sequence ATGTCCGCCCGCCTCAAGGCCCTTGCCGATCGCCCGCTTCTCGTCGCGTTGCTTGTCGGCATGGCCGCGCAATTGCTGTTCACCGTGCGGCTGGGGATGCCCACCATCCCCTTTTTCGACGAGGAACATTATGTCCCCGCCGCGCGCGCGCTGATCGCGCTGGAATTCCCCCGCAACACCGAACACCCGCTGGTCGCCAAGCAGATCATCGCCTGGGGCATCCAGCTGTTCGGCGACAATCCGTTCGGCTGGCGCTTCATGTCGACGCTGGCGGGCACTGCGACGGTCGTGGGCGGCTTCGCCTTCCTGCTGATGCTCACCGGCGCGATGCGGACGGCGGTGATCGGCGCGATCCTGCTGATGCTCAACCAGACGCTCTACATTCAGGCGCGGATCGCGATGCTCGACGTGTTTCTCGGCGCGTTCATCGTCTGGGCGCTGGTCGCGTATCTCTGGTCGATGCAGGCCGGGACGCGCGCGCAGGTGATCCGGCGCTGGGTCGCGGGGAGCGTGCTGCTTGGCCTTGCCGTGGGCGTGAAATGGGCGGCGATCCCCTATGTCGCGCTGGCCGGGCTGGCGTTCGTCGCCATCCGCCTCCGCGACGTCGTGCGCGCCGGGCAGCCGGTGGAAGCCGTGTTCCGCGGAAAGGGGCAGCCGCACTGGCAGGGACTCGCCACCATTCCCGGCCTGATGCTGATGGGCGTGGTCAGCATCGCCGTCTATCTCCTCACCTTCCTGCCGGCCTTCTTCTACGCGTTCGAACCGCTGACCCTGTCGAAGCTGCTGCCCTACCAGGAAGCGATGTACCGGGCGCAGACTCAGATCCTGAGCCACCACACCTATCAGTCGGACTGGTGGAGCTGGCCGCTGATGATCCGGCCGATGTGGTATCTCTACGAGTACAACCACGGCGCGCAGCGCGGCGTGCTGCTGATCGGCAATCCGCTGATCATGTGGGGCGGACTGGTCGCGGTAGGCTATTGCCTGTGGGCCTGGCTTCGCACCCGCGCGATCCGGCCGCTGGCGGTGGCGCTGCTATGGATCGCGTCGCTGGCGATCTACGTCGTGATCCCCAAGTCGCTGGGCTTCTATTATTACTACCACCTCTCCGGCATCTTCATCTGCTTCGCGCTGGCGGTGGCGTTTCAGCAGTTCGATGCGGGACGGAAGCGCGGTTACGAGGAATGGTTCGCCGCCGCGTCGCTGCTGATGTTCGTCTATTTCTATCCGATCATCTCCGCCGCGCCGCTCAGCGACGGGCGGGCGTTCGAGAAATGGATGTGGTTCAGCACCTGGCCATGA
- a CDS encoding glycosyltransferase family 2 protein → MKPDLLELAVVIPTFNERANVPKLVAALDVALAGRNWEAIFVDDNSPDGTADVARELGRVDSRVRVIQRIGRRGLSSACVEGMCATAAPIVAVIDGDMQHDETLLPKMLDALQADDALDVAIGSRFVDGGGLGEWDKDRVAKSALATRLSRRVLKADLSDPMSGFFMIRAAVVREMVPILSAIGFKILLDIMTASPRPLKFLELPYVFRTRELGESKLDHVVALEYLIALYDRMFGKIVPVRFAMFGAIGALGVGVHMGVLGVIALIGGDNTVSTYFNRSQAVAAIVAMTFNFFLNNALTYREQRLKTPRALLTGWISFCLVCAVGLIGNVGIAGFLHDYRAVGVATSALIGIIVGAVWNFVLSSRFVWGRY, encoded by the coding sequence GTGAAGCCTGACCTGCTCGAACTCGCGGTCGTCATCCCGACCTTCAACGAGCGCGCGAACGTGCCCAAGCTGGTCGCCGCGCTCGACGTGGCGCTGGCCGGGCGCAACTGGGAAGCGATCTTCGTCGACGACAATAGTCCGGACGGCACCGCGGACGTCGCGCGCGAACTGGGCCGGGTGGACAGCCGGGTCCGGGTGATCCAGCGCATCGGCCGGCGCGGTCTTTCCTCGGCCTGTGTCGAGGGCATGTGCGCCACCGCCGCGCCGATTGTCGCTGTGATCGACGGCGACATGCAGCATGACGAGACCTTGCTGCCGAAGATGCTCGACGCGCTGCAAGCCGATGACGCGCTCGACGTGGCGATCGGCTCGCGCTTCGTCGACGGCGGCGGCCTGGGCGAGTGGGACAAGGATCGCGTCGCCAAATCGGCTTTGGCGACAAGGCTTTCGCGCCGCGTGCTCAAGGCCGATCTGAGCGATCCGATGAGCGGCTTCTTCATGATCCGCGCCGCCGTGGTGCGCGAGATGGTGCCGATCCTCTCCGCGATCGGGTTCAAGATCCTGCTCGACATCATGACCGCGAGCCCGCGTCCGCTGAAGTTCCTCGAGCTGCCCTATGTGTTCCGCACGCGCGAGCTGGGCGAGAGCAAGCTCGATCATGTCGTGGCGCTGGAATATCTGATCGCACTCTATGACCGGATGTTCGGCAAGATCGTGCCGGTGCGCTTCGCGATGTTCGGTGCGATCGGCGCGCTGGGCGTCGGCGTCCATATGGGTGTGCTGGGGGTGATCGCGCTGATCGGCGGGGATAATACCGTATCGACCTATTTCAATCGATCCCAGGCGGTGGCGGCGATCGTCGCGATGACGTTCAACTTCTTTCTCAACAATGCGCTGACCTATCGTGAGCAGCGGCTTAAGACGCCGCGCGCACTGCTTACCGGCTGGATCTCGTTCTGCCTGGTCTGTGCGGTCGGGCTGATCGGCAATGTCGGCATTGCCGGCTTCCTCCACGATTATCGCGCGGTCGGCGTGGCGACATCGGCACTGATCGGAATCATTGTCGGCGCGGTGTGGAATTTCGTGCTGTCGTCGCGGTTCGTATGGGGACGTTATTGA
- the leuB gene encoding 3-isopropylmalate dehydrogenase: protein MPLIAVLGGDGIGPEVTAQARRVLEIVVPGLDYEEAPVGGAGYDAAGHPLPEATLALAKRADAILFGAIGDPRYEKLERHLRPEAALLGLRSELGLFANIRPATIFPALADASSLKPEVVEGLDIVIVRELTGDVYFGDKGQRTFDNGQRQGWDMMAYTDYEIRRIATVGFEMAKRRKGKLCSVDKANVLETSQVWRDVVIELSADYPEVALTHMYVDNAAMQLVRAPTQFDVIVTGNLFGDILSDQASMCAGSIGMLPSASLSAWVGANGMYEPIHGSAPDIAGQGKANPCAAILSGAMLVRHSLGDEAAAQRIEAAVSKALDDGARTADLGGSLSTREMGDAVIKALA from the coding sequence ATGCCGTTGATCGCAGTTCTGGGTGGAGACGGAATCGGCCCTGAAGTGACCGCGCAGGCGCGCCGCGTGCTCGAGATCGTCGTGCCGGGCCTCGATTATGAGGAAGCGCCGGTCGGCGGCGCAGGGTATGATGCCGCCGGTCATCCGCTCCCCGAAGCGACGCTGGCGCTGGCCAAGCGTGCCGATGCGATCCTGTTCGGTGCGATCGGCGATCCGCGTTACGAGAAGCTGGAGCGTCATCTGCGCCCCGAAGCCGCACTGCTCGGCCTGCGCAGCGAACTCGGCCTGTTCGCCAATATCCGCCCGGCCACGATCTTCCCCGCGCTGGCCGACGCTTCGTCGCTCAAGCCCGAAGTGGTCGAGGGCCTCGACATCGTGATCGTTCGCGAACTGACCGGCGACGTCTATTTCGGCGACAAGGGCCAGCGCACGTTCGATAACGGCCAGCGCCAGGGCTGGGACATGATGGCCTATACCGATTACGAAATCCGCCGCATCGCGACGGTGGGCTTCGAAATGGCGAAACGCCGCAAGGGCAAGCTCTGCTCGGTCGACAAGGCCAATGTGCTGGAAACCTCGCAGGTGTGGCGCGACGTGGTGATCGAGCTTTCCGCGGACTATCCCGAAGTCGCGCTGACGCACATGTATGTCGATAACGCCGCGATGCAGCTCGTCCGCGCCCCGACCCAGTTCGACGTGATCGTCACCGGCAATCTGTTCGGCGACATTCTCTCGGATCAGGCCAGCATGTGCGCCGGTTCGATCGGGATGCTCCCTTCGGCCTCGCTCAGCGCATGGGTCGGCGCGAACGGCATGTACGAGCCCATCCACGGCTCGGCGCCGGACATCGCCGGACAGGGCAAGGCCAATCCGTGCGCCGCGATCCTGTCGGGTGCGATGCTGGTGCGCCACTCGCTCGGCGACGAAGCCGCGGCGCAGCGGATCGAGGCAGCCGTCTCGAAGGCGCTCGACGACGGTGCGCGCACCGCGGATCTGGGCGGCAGCCTGTCGACCCGCGAGATGGGCGATGCGGTGATCAAGGCGCTCGCGTGA
- the recO gene encoding DNA repair protein RecO — MHLRAEAIILSVRAHGEHGAIVRAMTESDGMLAGYVRGGRSRKLKPVLQPANLVLGDWRARTEEQLPGLTVELIHSRAPLFREALPAAALDWATALTAAALPEGLSYPHLHSALDAVLSAVEAAPAARGWAVALVRYELLMLAELGFGLDLETCAATGGSTDLAYVSPKSGSAVSRAGAVGYEDRLFRLPLFLTEGGQAEWDDILDGLRITGHFLERDLLIGKSADVLAARQRLVDRLKRAVA, encoded by the coding sequence ATGCACCTCCGCGCCGAAGCCATCATTCTGAGCGTCCGCGCGCATGGCGAGCATGGTGCGATCGTGCGCGCGATGACCGAGAGCGACGGGATGCTCGCGGGCTATGTCCGCGGCGGGCGCTCGCGCAAATTGAAGCCCGTGTTGCAACCCGCCAACCTCGTGCTGGGCGACTGGCGGGCGCGGACCGAGGAGCAGCTTCCTGGCCTGACCGTCGAACTGATCCACAGCCGCGCGCCGCTGTTCCGTGAAGCACTGCCCGCCGCCGCGCTCGACTGGGCGACCGCGCTGACTGCGGCGGCGCTGCCCGAGGGGCTGTCCTATCCGCACCTCCACAGTGCACTCGATGCCGTGCTGTCCGCCGTGGAGGCGGCGCCTGCCGCGCGAGGCTGGGCGGTCGCGCTGGTGCGGTACGAGTTGCTGATGCTCGCCGAGTTGGGCTTCGGCCTCGATCTGGAGACGTGCGCCGCGACCGGCGGCAGCACCGATCTTGCCTATGTCAGCCCCAAATCGGGATCGGCGGTCAGCCGGGCAGGGGCCGTCGGTTACGAGGACCGGCTGTTCCGCCTGCCGCTCTTCCTCACCGAAGGCGGGCAGGCCGAATGGGACGATATCCTCGACGGGCTACGCATCACCGGCCATTTCCTCGAACGCGATCTGCTGATCGGAAAGAGCGCCGATGTGCTCGCGGCGCGGCAGCGGCTGGTCGATCGGCTGAAGCGGGCAGTTGCGTAA
- a CDS encoding GNAT family N-acetyltransferase, with product MSQTPTAAAKPVPLKFEVGARTLMAISRSLVRVPLSLDDAREGRLPQLPALDRAAHGYTITSLPEDRQEAMVYASGGMLPFVRQRYTRYFIDFGVGFDGWLAGLSSNARQGMKRKAKKIAAESGGDLDIRHFRKPEEMEAFHDVARKISLRTYQERLLGSGLPDSQDFIESMQVLAAADQVRAWLLYIGGDPAAYLYCPVVDGTVIYAHVGHDPAFNDLSPGGVLQLEAMRDMFDEQKFARFDFTEGEGQHKRQFATGGVPCVDLLLLRPSLANRLTTVALGGFNSGVALAKKAVNGAGLEKLAKKVRRGS from the coding sequence ATGAGCCAGACCCCCACTGCCGCCGCGAAGCCGGTGCCGCTCAAGTTCGAAGTCGGCGCACGCACGCTGATGGCGATCTCGCGCAGCCTCGTGCGGGTGCCCTTGAGCCTCGACGATGCGCGCGAGGGGCGCCTGCCCCAGCTTCCCGCGCTCGATCGCGCGGCGCATGGCTATACGATCACCTCGCTGCCCGAGGACCGGCAGGAAGCGATGGTCTATGCCTCGGGCGGGATGCTGCCCTTCGTCCGGCAGCGCTACACTCGATACTTCATCGATTTCGGCGTCGGTTTCGACGGCTGGCTCGCCGGTCTGTCGTCGAACGCGCGGCAGGGAATGAAGCGCAAGGCGAAGAAGATCGCAGCCGAAAGCGGCGGCGACCTCGACATCCGCCATTTCCGCAAGCCTGAAGAGATGGAAGCGTTCCACGATGTGGCGCGCAAGATCTCGCTGCGGACCTATCAGGAGCGGCTGCTGGGATCGGGCCTGCCTGACAGTCAGGACTTCATCGAGTCGATGCAGGTGCTCGCGGCGGCCGATCAGGTCCGCGCCTGGCTGCTCTATATCGGCGGCGATCCCGCGGCCTATCTCTATTGCCCGGTCGTCGACGGTACGGTGATCTACGCCCATGTGGGCCATGATCCGGCCTTCAACGACCTGTCGCCCGGCGGCGTGCTCCAGCTCGAAGCGATGCGCGACATGTTCGACGAACAGAAGTTCGCGCGGTTCGACTTCACCGAGGGAGAGGGGCAGCACAAGCGCCAGTTCGCCACCGGCGGCGTGCCGTGCGTCGACCTGCTGCTGCTGCGCCCCTCGCTGGCCAATCGCCTCACGACGGTCGCGCTGGGCGGGTTCAACAGCGGCGTCGCGCTGGCGAAGAAGGCCGTGAACGGCGCGGGGCTGGAGAAGCTGGCGAAAAAGGTACGGCGGGGTTCTTAA
- a CDS encoding polysaccharide deacetylase family protein → MTRVFITIDTELMWRHHVSGLDAATIVQRSLEPAGVGIGWQLAQLRGHGLKATFFVDPMPCLIFGTDWMKRVVGEILDAGQEVQLHLHPNWAGAKLGDRGAAYAAYELIDYSFDEQRELLAGASDMLTAAGAPEPVAFRSGSYSASDDTLLALAELGFLYDSSHNGSEHPWPSAISLDRTQIAPVTHLGLTEVPVTLIEDKRGHLRHFQICALSAAEMRDALDHAARERHAAVTIVGHSFELANRAGTRPNTVHVRRFETLCRILAERKNVLTTAHFADRPDLALDHHDKPLGPSMIRTRLRQAEQLWSNWVEERAA, encoded by the coding sequence ATGACCCGCGTGTTCATCACCATCGATACCGAGCTGATGTGGCGTCACCACGTCTCGGGCCTCGATGCCGCCACCATCGTCCAGCGTTCGCTGGAGCCGGCGGGCGTCGGCATTGGCTGGCAGCTGGCGCAGCTGCGCGGGCATGGGCTGAAGGCGACTTTCTTCGTCGATCCGATGCCGTGCCTGATCTTCGGCACCGACTGGATGAAGCGCGTCGTCGGCGAGATCCTCGATGCGGGGCAGGAAGTGCAGCTTCACCTCCATCCCAACTGGGCCGGGGCGAAGCTGGGCGATCGCGGCGCGGCCTACGCGGCCTATGAGCTGATCGACTACAGCTTCGACGAGCAGCGCGAACTGCTGGCGGGCGCGTCGGACATGCTGACCGCCGCGGGCGCGCCCGAGCCGGTGGCGTTCCGTTCGGGCAGCTATTCGGCGAGCGACGACACGCTGCTGGCGCTGGCCGAACTCGGCTTCCTCTACGACAGCAGCCACAACGGGTCCGAACATCCCTGGCCTAGCGCGATCAGCCTTGACCGCACCCAGATCGCGCCGGTGACGCATCTGGGGCTCACCGAGGTTCCGGTGACGCTGATCGAGGACAAGCGTGGCCATTTGCGCCATTTCCAGATCTGCGCTTTGTCCGCCGCCGAGATGCGCGACGCGCTGGATCATGCCGCGCGCGAACGTCATGCCGCGGTGACGATCGTCGGGCACAGCTTCGAGCTTGCCAATCGCGCGGGCACGCGGCCAAATACGGTGCATGTCCGCCGTTTCGAGACGCTTTGCCGCATCCTTGCCGAGCGCAAGAACGTGCTGACGACCGCGCATTTCGCCGACCGGCCCGATCTCGCGCTGGACCATCACGACAAGCCGCTGGGGCCGAGCATGATCCGCACGCGGCTGCGTCAGGCCGAACAGCTCTGGTCGAACTGGGTCGAGGAACGCGCGGCGTGA
- the uvrC gene encoding excinuclease ABC subunit UvrC produces the protein MSDPNSPNRFNEEKATYAVRGEGTPDLDAGVAAIRNVLKTLPARPGVYRMQDARGDVLYVGKARALKNRVTNYTQVQRLSKRLQRMVAQTRSMTIVTTNNEAEALLLEAQLIKRYRPAYNVLLRDDKSFPFILLRGDHAFPRVQLHRGARRAKGDYFGPFAGAGQVRKTLNALQKLFLLRSCTDGFFATRDRPCLLYQIRRCSAPCVGRIDEAGYAELMSDAKDFLQGKSTQVQSRLGEAMQAAAENLDFEQAAVLRDRLKALTFIQGSQAINAEGVGDADIFAMAHKNGVMGIQAFFIRGGQNWGHRSFFPAHTNDVPEDEVLSAFLMQFYEEVPPSRNVFVDRDLPEAELLAEAMAERAGHKVALSVPQRGTRKRLMDQAKRNAEEALDRRLAESTTQAKLLAEVADIFELPDSPDRIEVYDNSHIQGTNALGAMIVAGPEGFRTGQYRKFNIKRAETVPGDDFAMMREVFERRFSRAQAEDPDRTQGEWPDLVLIDGGRGQLNAALGVLEGLGIEDVCLVGVAKGPDHGREGREVFHLMDGRELMLPVNSPTLFYLQRLRDEVHRFAIGAHRAKRSKAIGASPLDEVPGIGPARKKALLMHFGTAKAVRGASLEDLQKAPGVSKAMAQQLYDYFHAG, from the coding sequence ATGTCCGATCCGAATTCCCCCAATCGCTTCAACGAGGAAAAGGCGACCTATGCCGTGCGCGGCGAGGGGACGCCCGATCTCGACGCGGGCGTGGCGGCGATCCGCAACGTGCTGAAAACGCTGCCCGCGCGGCCGGGCGTGTACCGGATGCAGGATGCGCGCGGCGACGTGCTGTATGTCGGCAAGGCGCGGGCGCTGAAGAACCGGGTGACCAATTACACCCAGGTCCAGCGCCTGTCGAAACGCCTCCAGCGGATGGTGGCGCAGACGCGATCGATGACGATCGTGACGACCAACAACGAAGCCGAAGCGCTGCTGCTCGAAGCGCAGCTGATCAAGCGCTACCGCCCGGCCTACAACGTGCTGCTGCGCGACGATAAGAGCTTCCCCTTCATTCTGCTGCGCGGCGATCACGCTTTTCCGCGCGTCCAGCTCCATCGCGGCGCGCGGCGCGCGAAGGGCGATTATTTCGGGCCGTTCGCCGGGGCGGGGCAGGTGCGCAAGACGCTCAACGCGCTGCAAAAGCTGTTCCTGCTGCGCAGTTGCACCGACGGCTTCTTCGCGACGCGCGACCGGCCGTGCCTGCTCTATCAAATCCGCCGCTGCTCCGCGCCGTGCGTCGGGCGGATCGACGAAGCGGGCTATGCCGAGCTGATGAGCGATGCGAAGGACTTCCTTCAGGGGAAGTCGACTCAGGTCCAGTCGCGGCTGGGCGAAGCGATGCAGGCTGCGGCGGAGAATCTGGATTTCGAGCAGGCTGCGGTGCTGCGCGACCGGCTGAAGGCGCTGACCTTCATTCAGGGCAGCCAGGCGATCAATGCCGAGGGCGTGGGCGATGCCGACATCTTCGCGATGGCGCACAAGAATGGCGTGATGGGCATCCAGGCATTCTTCATTCGCGGCGGCCAGAATTGGGGGCATCGCAGCTTCTTTCCCGCGCACACCAACGACGTGCCCGAGGATGAAGTGCTCAGCGCGTTCCTCATGCAATTCTACGAGGAAGTGCCACCGTCGCGGAACGTGTTCGTCGATCGCGATCTGCCCGAAGCCGAACTGCTCGCCGAAGCGATGGCCGAGCGCGCCGGACACAAGGTCGCGCTGAGCGTGCCGCAGCGAGGCACGCGCAAGCGGCTGATGGATCAGGCGAAGCGCAATGCCGAGGAAGCGCTGGACCGGCGGCTGGCCGAAAGCACGACGCAAGCGAAGCTGCTGGCCGAGGTGGCGGACATCTTCGAACTGCCGGACTCGCCCGACCGGATCGAAGTGTACGACAACAGCCATATCCAGGGCACCAATGCGCTCGGTGCGATGATCGTCGCGGGGCCGGAGGGGTTCCGCACCGGCCAGTATCGCAAATTCAACATCAAGCGCGCGGAGACCGTACCGGGCGACGATTTCGCGATGATGCGCGAAGTGTTCGAACGCCGTTTCTCGCGCGCGCAGGCCGAGGATCCGGACCGGACGCAGGGCGAGTGGCCCGATCTGGTGCTGATCGATGGCGGGCGCGGACAGCTCAACGCCGCGCTGGGCGTGCTGGAGGGGCTGGGAATCGAGGATGTTTGTCTGGTCGGCGTGGCGAAGGGGCCGGACCACGGCCGCGAGGGACGCGAGGTGTTCCACCTGATGGACGGGCGCGAACTGATGCTGCCGGTCAATTCGCCGACTTTGTTCTACCTCCAGCGGCTGCGCGACGAGGTTCACCGCTTCGCGATCGGCGCGCACCGGGCCAAGCGCAGCAAGGCGATCGGCGCGAGCCCGCTCGACGAAGTGCCCGGCATCGGCCCGGCGCGGAAGAAGGCGCTGCTGATGCATTTCGGCACGGCGAAGGCGGTGCGCGGCGCCAGCCTGGAGGACCTGCAAAAGGCCCCGGGCGTCAGCAAGGCGATGGCGCAGCAGCTCTACGATTACTTCCACGCGGGGTGA
- a CDS encoding surface-adhesin E family protein — protein MRTILGLAAIAALSAPLPAAASDWWRVTTNDTSTAYIDIDSLKTDGPWIRAEHTLIYRSPSEQTRVKTVHARVEFNCPKRVSRYRLFRAIDLDGRELHNMTDPDDLAEHPAQKNTIGGDVLDFVCGISRERAVRVANPLTDRP, from the coding sequence ATGCGCACGATTCTCGGCCTTGCGGCAATCGCAGCTCTGTCGGCACCGCTTCCGGCCGCCGCCAGCGACTGGTGGCGCGTCACCACCAACGACACCAGCACCGCCTATATCGATATCGACTCCCTGAAGACCGATGGCCCCTGGATACGGGCCGAGCACACCCTGATCTATCGCTCCCCCTCGGAGCAGACGCGGGTGAAGACGGTGCACGCCCGGGTCGAGTTCAATTGCCCGAAGCGCGTGTCGCGCTATCGGCTGTTCCGCGCGATCGACCTCGACGGGCGCGAACTCCACAACATGACCGACCCGGATGATCTCGCCGAACATCCGGCGCAGAAGAACACGATCGGTGGCGATGTGCTCGATTTCGTCTGCGGCATTTCGCGCGAGCGCGCCGTCCGCGTCGCCAATCCGCTCACCGACCGGCCCTGA
- a CDS encoding surface-adhesin E family protein yields MRLFLAAAAAAITMIPAAASAQVQDWVRVAGNDQMLAFVDAGSITRNGTKATAVTFSGYAKPLGETDIWFTAVKVEYNCSANSFRTLEYTYYGKDRRSLGTEASFTINENRTPKTGSIDERFFQYTCNGTNGTPSGNPFRDTEARFPR; encoded by the coding sequence ATGCGTTTGTTCCTAGCTGCGGCTGCCGCCGCAATCACGATGATCCCGGCCGCCGCCTCGGCGCAGGTTCAGGATTGGGTCCGCGTCGCCGGAAACGATCAGATGCTCGCATTCGTCGATGCCGGCTCGATCACCCGCAACGGCACCAAGGCCACTGCCGTTACCTTTTCCGGCTATGCCAAGCCGCTCGGCGAGACCGATATCTGGTTCACCGCGGTGAAGGTGGAGTATAACTGCAGCGCGAACAGCTTCCGCACGCTGGAATATACCTATTACGGCAAGGACCGCCGCTCGCTCGGCACCGAGGCGTCGTTCACCATCAACGAGAACCGCACGCCGAAGACGGGCAGCATCGACGAGCGCTTCTTCCAATATACCTGCAACGGCACCAACGGCACGCCGTCGGGCAACCCGTTCCGCGACACCGAGGCGCGCTTCCCGCGCTGA
- a CDS encoding CHASE3 domain-containing protein has protein sequence MADTRRDLGLIALVIGFALLATAVLGTLWLFREQQQSQRWVVHTLRAQEQLRAVLSDLQDAETGQRGYLITRDREYLTPYLDGKKRLSTDLETLRSLLADNPEQIARLDRLSDLALRRVARLDIGIGRAKDLSYDPGSDMRGGVGKPLMDASRAKVREMLAVESALLDTRIERVQSLSRQLSFWLIVCLAATAGLAWFAARDARRRAAAAITAGEALEDANARLIEEAATREAVEAQVRQMHKMESVGQLTGGIAHDFNNMLAIVIGSLDMAKRRMTKDPRKAEASIDNAMQGAERAAQLTSRLLAFSRQQPLAPQALDANKLVGGMSELLRRTIGETIQFETVLAGGLWPAFIDAGQLESALVNLCVNGRDAMPEGGRLTIETANTHLDEGYAASHNEVTPGQYVMVSVTDTGGGMPAEVIERAFDPFFTTKGVGKGTGLGLSQVYGFVKQSGGHVKIYSEPGVGTTVKLYLKRHFGIAEQVTTIVPEGDLPRAKRGEVVLVVEDEERVRQLSVETLRELGYAVVHAGTPNAALELIRSEPRIDLLFTDVVMPEMNGRQLAERAVAMRPGLKVLYTTGYTRNSIVHNGVLDHDVHFLAKPFTIAQLAGKVRQVIDAAA, from the coding sequence ATGGCAGACACCCGCCGCGATCTGGGGTTGATCGCTCTCGTCATCGGTTTTGCGCTCCTCGCCACAGCGGTGCTGGGGACGCTGTGGCTGTTTCGCGAGCAGCAGCAGTCGCAGCGCTGGGTCGTGCACACGCTGCGCGCGCAGGAGCAGCTTCGCGCTGTCCTGTCCGATCTGCAGGATGCCGAGACCGGCCAGCGCGGCTATCTGATCACGCGCGATCGCGAATATCTGACGCCGTATCTGGACGGGAAGAAGCGGCTCTCCACCGATCTGGAGACCCTGCGCAGCTTGCTGGCCGACAATCCCGAGCAGATCGCCCGGCTGGATCGGCTGTCCGATCTGGCGCTCCGGCGGGTTGCGCGGCTGGATATCGGCATCGGCCGGGCGAAGGACCTGAGCTACGATCCCGGCTCGGACATGCGCGGCGGCGTCGGCAAGCCGCTGATGGACGCGTCGCGCGCCAAGGTTCGCGAGATGCTCGCGGTCGAGAGCGCGCTGCTCGATACGCGGATCGAGCGGGTCCAGAGCCTGTCGCGGCAGCTCAGCTTCTGGCTGATCGTCTGTCTCGCCGCGACTGCCGGGCTGGCCTGGTTCGCGGCGCGTGACGCGCGGCGGCGCGCGGCGGCTGCGATCACCGCGGGCGAAGCGCTGGAAGACGCCAACGCCAGGCTGATCGAAGAAGCGGCGACCCGCGAGGCGGTGGAGGCTCAGGTCCGCCAGATGCACAAGATGGAGTCGGTCGGCCAGCTGACCGGCGGCATCGCGCACGACTTCAACAACATGCTCGCGATCGTCATCGGATCGCTCGACATGGCCAAGCGGCGGATGACGAAGGATCCGCGCAAGGCCGAAGCCAGCATCGACAATGCGATGCAGGGCGCCGAACGCGCCGCGCAGCTCACCTCGCGCCTGCTCGCCTTTTCACGCCAGCAGCCGCTGGCTCCGCAGGCGCTGGACGCGAACAAGCTGGTCGGCGGGATGAGCGAGCTGTTGCGCCGTACGATCGGCGAGACGATCCAGTTCGAGACCGTGCTGGCGGGCGGGCTGTGGCCGGCGTTCATCGATGCGGGCCAGTTGGAAAGCGCGCTGGTCAATCTGTGCGTCAACGGCCGCGATGCGATGCCCGAGGGCGGCCGGCTGACGATCGAGACCGCGAACACGCATCTCGACGAAGGCTATGCCGCGAGCCACAACGAAGTGACGCCGGGCCAGTATGTGATGGTCAGCGTCACCGACACCGGCGGCGGGATGCCCGCCGAAGTGATCGAGCGCGCGTTCGATCCCTTCTTCACCACCAAGGGGGTGGGCAAGGGCACGGGCCTTGGGCTCAGTCAGGTCTATGGCTTCGTCAAGCAGAGCGGCGGCCATGTGAAGATCTATTCCGAGCCCGGCGTCGGCACGACGGTGAAGCTCTATCTCAAGCGCCATTTCGGCATCGCCGAACAGGTCACGACGATCGTGCCCGAAGGCGATCTGCCCCGCGCGAAGCGCGGGGAGGTGGTGCTGGTGGTCGAGGACGAGGAGCGCGTGCGCCAGCTCTCGGTCGAGACGCTGCGCGAGCTTGGCTATGCCGTTGTCCATGCCGGTACGCCGAACGCGGCGCTGGAGCTGATCCGTTCGGAGCCGCGGATCGACCTGCTGTTCACCGACGTGGTGATGCCAGAGATGAACGGGCGGCAGCTGGCGGAGCGCGCGGTTGCGATGCGTCCGGGGCTGAAAGTGCTCTACACGACCGGCTATACCCGCAATTCGATCGTCCATAACGGCGTGCTGGACCATGACGTCCATTTCCTCGCCAAGCCCTTCACCATTGCCCAGCTCGCGGGCAAGGTGCGTCAGGTGATCGACGCCGCGGCCTGA